A single genomic interval of Amycolatopsis albispora harbors:
- a CDS encoding DUF5682 family protein: MSVHLLGIRHHGPGSTRAVRTELAELAPDVVLIEGPPEADALVPLVRELRPPVALLAYASDDVSRAAFWPFALFSPEWQALRYAVEHEVPVHFCDLPAAFQFAEPDGTARAGRSADPLARLAAVAGYDDPERWWDDKIEHWRDGTSPFEVIAEAMTALREDEPDSGEHEQRREAYMRTVLRRTIKQGYERIAVICGAWHVPALASPLPPANRDQAVLKGLPKRKVACTWVPWTHGRLAGASGYGAGIRSPGWYHHLFTTEDDVTARWMTEAAGVLRGQDLPVSTAHVIEAVRLADTLATLRDRSSAGLAEVSEAIQAVLCDGDELRGKLVVEKLMVGERLGAVSEQVPQAPLAADLTATARRLRLKRDPVVRELDLDLRTDSGLGKSRLLHRLRILGIHWGVREVSAVRSKGTFRETWELAWEPSFEVDLIAAGVYGTTVPAAATEVVRKVVAGRPPLPEITTAVEDCLLADLTDALPEVLAALDERAAADADVAHLMAALPALARVTRYGDVRGTDVAALRVVADRSLARVCAGLPPAAHGLDDDAAARLGELIDDVHEATTLLDESAKERWIDALHGLVDAPGLPALLAGKLARLLLDADRLDTGDVEIRLGRVLTAGIEPVKGAAYVEGFFAGGALLLVHDDRLLRVIDAWLAAIPGEQFTEVLPLLRRTFGAFAGPEKRAIGERAAGLASGGGTRKAVVAEELDEERAEAVLPVLAKLLGVSR; the protein is encoded by the coding sequence GTGAGCGTGCATCTGCTCGGCATCCGGCACCACGGTCCCGGTTCGACCAGGGCCGTGCGCACCGAGCTGGCCGAGCTGGCGCCCGACGTGGTGCTGATCGAGGGGCCGCCGGAGGCCGACGCGCTGGTCCCGCTGGTCCGCGAGCTGCGGCCGCCGGTGGCGCTGCTGGCCTACGCGAGCGACGACGTCTCGCGCGCGGCGTTCTGGCCGTTCGCGTTGTTCAGCCCGGAATGGCAGGCGCTGCGGTACGCGGTCGAGCACGAGGTGCCGGTGCACTTCTGCGACCTGCCCGCCGCGTTCCAGTTCGCCGAACCGGACGGCACGGCCAGGGCGGGGCGGTCGGCGGATCCGCTGGCGCGGCTGGCCGCGGTCGCCGGCTACGACGACCCGGAACGCTGGTGGGACGACAAGATCGAGCACTGGCGTGACGGCACGTCGCCGTTCGAGGTGATCGCCGAGGCGATGACGGCCCTGCGCGAGGACGAGCCGGATTCCGGCGAGCACGAGCAGCGGCGTGAGGCGTACATGCGCACGGTGCTGCGCCGCACGATCAAGCAGGGCTACGAGCGGATCGCGGTCATCTGCGGGGCGTGGCACGTGCCCGCGCTGGCCAGCCCGCTGCCGCCGGCGAACCGCGACCAGGCCGTGCTCAAGGGCCTGCCGAAGCGGAAGGTGGCCTGCACCTGGGTGCCGTGGACACACGGGCGGCTGGCCGGGGCCAGCGGCTACGGCGCCGGCATCCGCTCACCCGGCTGGTACCACCACCTGTTCACCACCGAGGACGACGTCACCGCGCGCTGGATGACCGAGGCCGCCGGGGTGCTGCGTGGGCAGGACCTGCCGGTTTCCACCGCGCACGTGATCGAGGCCGTCCGGCTCGCCGACACGCTGGCCACCCTGCGCGACCGGTCCTCGGCCGGGCTGGCGGAGGTTTCGGAGGCCATCCAGGCAGTGCTCTGCGACGGTGACGAACTGCGCGGGAAGCTGGTCGTCGAGAAGCTGATGGTGGGGGAGCGGCTCGGCGCGGTGTCCGAGCAGGTCCCGCAGGCGCCGCTCGCCGCGGACCTGACAGCCACGGCGCGGCGACTGCGGCTGAAGCGGGATCCGGTGGTCCGCGAGCTGGATCTCGACCTGCGCACCGATTCGGGCCTTGGCAAATCGCGCCTGCTGCACCGCCTGCGGATCCTCGGCATCCATTGGGGCGTCAGGGAAGTCTCCGCGGTCCGGAGCAAGGGCACGTTCCGCGAAACCTGGGAACTGGCCTGGGAACCGTCCTTCGAGGTGGACCTGATCGCCGCCGGGGTCTACGGCACTACGGTCCCGGCCGCGGCCACCGAGGTGGTCCGCAAGGTGGTGGCCGGGCGGCCGCCGCTGCCGGAGATCACCACCGCGGTGGAGGACTGCCTGCTCGCCGACCTCACCGACGCGCTGCCCGAGGTGCTGGCCGCGCTGGACGAACGCGCCGCCGCCGACGCCGACGTGGCGCACCTGATGGCCGCGTTGCCCGCGCTGGCCAGGGTCACCCGGTACGGCGACGTGCGCGGCACCGACGTGGCCGCGCTGCGAGTGGTCGCCGATCGCAGCCTGGCGCGCGTGTGCGCCGGGCTGCCGCCCGCCGCGCACGGCCTCGACGACGACGCGGCCGCCCGCCTCGGCGAACTGATCGACGACGTGCACGAGGCGACCACCCTGCTCGACGAGAGCGCCAAGGAACGCTGGATCGACGCGCTGCACGGCCTGGTCGACGCACCCGGCCTGCCCGCGTTACTGGCCGGGAAGCTCGCGCGCCTGCTGCTCGACGCCGACCGGCTGGACACCGGGGACGTGGAGATCCGGCTCGGCCGCGTGCTCACCGCCGGCATCGAGCCGGTCAAGGGCGCGGCCTACGTCGAAGGCTTCTTCGCCGGTGGCGCGCTGCTCCTGGTGCATGACGACAGGCTGCTCCGGGTGATCGACGCCTGGCTCGCGGCCATTCCGGGCGAGCAGTTCACCGAGGTGCTTCCGTTGCTGCGCCGCACGTTTGGCGCGTTCGCCGGGCCGGAGAAGCGGGCCATCGGGGAACGCGCGGCCGGGCTCGCCTCCGGTGGCGGCACCCGGAAAGCGGTGGTGGCCGAGGAACTCGACGAGGAACGGGCCGAGGCCGTGCTGCCGGTGCTCGCGAAACTGCTGGGGGTGAGCCGATGA
- a CDS encoding ATP-binding protein codes for MTSTVLRPHAEQDHADELAALAAVDDRPRPPSWRLSPWAVVQYLLGGTLPDGTEITPKYVGQRRLIEVAVATLATDRALLLLGVPGTAKTWVSEHLAAAISGDSTLLVQGTAGTAEEAIRYGWNYARLIAEGPSEKALVESPVLRAMRDGRIARLEELTRIPADVQDSLITLLSEKTLPVPELNTEVQARPGFNLIATANNRDKGVNELSSALRRRFNTVVLPLPDTAEAEVEIVSRRVAQLGASLELPADVADLAEIRRVVTVFRELRAGRTEDGRTAVKSPSGTLSTAEAISVLTGGLALAAHFGDGVLRAHDVAAGILGAVVKDPVADRAIWVEYLETVVREREGWDDFYRAGQEIAG; via the coding sequence ATGACTTCCACTGTGCTGCGGCCGCACGCCGAGCAGGACCACGCCGACGAGCTGGCGGCGCTGGCCGCGGTCGACGACAGGCCGCGCCCGCCGTCGTGGCGGCTTTCCCCGTGGGCGGTGGTGCAGTACCTGCTCGGCGGCACGCTGCCCGACGGGACCGAGATCACCCCGAAGTACGTGGGGCAGCGGCGGCTGATCGAGGTCGCCGTCGCCACGCTGGCCACCGATCGCGCCCTGCTGCTGCTCGGCGTGCCCGGCACGGCGAAGACGTGGGTTTCCGAGCACCTCGCGGCGGCCATCAGCGGCGATTCCACGCTGCTGGTGCAGGGCACCGCGGGCACCGCCGAGGAGGCCATCCGGTACGGCTGGAACTACGCGCGGCTGATCGCCGAGGGGCCGAGCGAGAAGGCGCTGGTGGAGAGCCCGGTGCTGCGTGCCATGCGTGACGGCCGCATCGCGCGGCTCGAGGAGCTGACCCGCATCCCGGCCGACGTGCAGGACTCGCTGATCACCCTGCTGTCGGAGAAGACGCTGCCGGTGCCGGAGCTGAACACCGAGGTGCAGGCCCGTCCCGGGTTCAACCTGATCGCCACTGCGAACAACCGCGACAAGGGCGTCAACGAGCTGTCCAGCGCGCTGCGCCGCCGGTTCAACACCGTGGTGCTGCCGCTGCCGGACACCGCCGAGGCCGAGGTGGAGATCGTCAGCAGGCGGGTGGCGCAGCTGGGCGCGTCGCTGGAGCTGCCCGCCGACGTCGCCGACCTGGCCGAGATCCGGCGCGTGGTCACCGTGTTCCGTGAGCTGCGTGCCGGGCGCACCGAGGACGGCCGCACCGCGGTGAAGTCGCCGTCGGGCACGCTGTCCACCGCCGAGGCGATCAGCGTGCTCACCGGCGGCCTCGCGCTGGCCGCGCACTTCGGTGACGGCGTGCTCCGGGCACACGACGTGGCCGCCGGCATTCTCGGCGCCGTGGTCAAGGACCCGGTGGCCGATCGCGCCATCTGGGTGGAGTACCTGGAGACCGTGGTCCGCGAACGCGAGGGCTGGGACGACTTCTACCGCGCCGGGCAGGAGATCGCCGGGTGA
- a CDS encoding cytochrome P450, whose product MPRPSAEDHGLTTLPVTDAARVLTGVALPTLAAGVIKRLPPMMKVAEKLRVDESADRVLRRLRDRHGDGPLLIKAPGRTFALPLSSADAGRVLAESPSPFHPANLEKTAALSHFQPHGVLISQGAERDVRRQFNENVLETGEPLHHLAPAVAAKVREEASRMLELAEVGGRLDWHTFNTAWWRIVRRVTLGDAARDDHRTTDLLARLRLRANVAYGMKKDKATREEVGQRLRAHVARAEKDSLAGVIAQTTASPETDPVGQLPHWLFAFDAAGITSYRTLALLATHAEERAKALQDEGPLLPYLRACELESVRLWPTTPMILRDSTEDTDWRGGTMPAGTTVLIFAPFFHRDEEELPFAHWFIPEIWLDGRARQHPALVPFSAGPAECPGRNLVLLVTSTLLSALLERAEFTALKPLEPGRLPSTLDNFGLAFDVTAPRQRT is encoded by the coding sequence ATGCCACGGCCCAGCGCGGAAGACCACGGCCTGACCACCTTGCCGGTGACCGACGCGGCCCGCGTGCTCACCGGGGTCGCACTGCCCACGCTGGCCGCCGGGGTGATCAAGCGGCTGCCGCCGATGATGAAGGTCGCCGAAAAGCTGCGTGTGGACGAAAGCGCGGACCGCGTGCTGCGCCGCCTGCGTGATCGCCACGGCGACGGGCCACTGCTGATCAAGGCGCCCGGCCGGACCTTCGCGCTGCCCCTGTCCTCGGCGGACGCCGGCCGCGTGCTCGCCGAGTCGCCGTCGCCGTTCCACCCGGCGAACCTGGAGAAAACCGCCGCGCTGTCGCACTTCCAGCCACACGGCGTGCTGATCTCGCAGGGCGCCGAACGGGACGTGCGCCGCCAGTTCAACGAGAACGTGCTGGAGACCGGTGAACCACTGCACCACCTGGCGCCCGCCGTGGCCGCGAAGGTGCGCGAGGAAGCGAGCCGGATGCTGGAACTGGCGGAGGTCGGCGGCAGGCTCGACTGGCACACGTTCAACACGGCCTGGTGGCGGATCGTGCGCCGGGTGACGCTCGGCGACGCGGCCCGCGACGACCACCGCACCACGGACCTGCTGGCGCGCCTGCGACTGCGTGCGAACGTCGCCTACGGCATGAAGAAGGACAAGGCCACCCGCGAAGAAGTCGGTCAGCGGTTGCGCGCGCACGTGGCCCGCGCGGAGAAGGACAGCCTGGCCGGCGTGATCGCGCAGACCACGGCGAGCCCGGAAACCGATCCGGTCGGGCAGCTCCCGCACTGGCTGTTCGCCTTCGACGCCGCCGGGATCACGTCGTACCGGACGCTGGCACTGCTCGCCACGCACGCGGAGGAACGCGCGAAGGCGCTCCAGGACGAGGGCCCGCTGCTGCCGTACCTGCGTGCTTGCGAACTGGAATCGGTCCGGTTGTGGCCCACCACGCCGATGATCCTGCGTGACTCCACAGAGGACACCGACTGGCGTGGCGGCACCATGCCCGCCGGGACCACCGTGCTGATCTTCGCGCCGTTCTTCCACCGCGACGAGGAGGAACTGCCGTTCGCGCACTGGTTCATCCCGGAGATCTGGCTCGACGGCCGCGCGCGTCAGCACCCCGCGCTGGTGCCGTTCAGCGCCGGTCCCGCCGAGTGCCCCGGCCGGAACCTGGTCCTGCTGGTGACCAGCACGCTGCTGTCGGCGCTGCTGGAACGCGCGGAGTTCACCGCGCTCAAACCGCTGGAGCCGGGCCGCCTGCCGTCCACTTTGGACAACTTCGGGCTGGCGTTCGACGTCACAGCACCGCGACAGCGGACTTGA
- a CDS encoding DUF5691 domain-containing protein: MTAWADLVGVALLGTRRRAPDLGALPPAVRELAGERTDPADALLTAGALLTAYRRAGWQPENAAETLPVAESDSRPDLPDAARERLARLLTASRPELLAEWLGVVAERGLRVPPERLPALAEAARAKPALRGPVALVAGPAGRWLAGLNPEWRFLTAAAPEPGGGADDWRFGSPAQRRSWLAVALVADPEGARAAVTASWESEPAEVRATVLELLGEHLRAEDEPFLEAALGDRAASVRQLASALLLRVPGSALGRRMADRLRPLVRVREDALEIDVPEADTRWLRQAVAATPPEFWAEFGTPAELVRLTVQGAPASVLREGWAVVAVRHRDARWAKALFDADPGRADAGTLIQVLPPPERAKVLARLIRQARPEAVARLVVDLPAPWPPEVGTVLLDWLAGREDTRAVAHAAVTIARTVPPECLGHPLATTAPEPGSAPWRRALAETLNFRREMYEELA, encoded by the coding sequence GTGACGGCGTGGGCGGATCTGGTCGGGGTCGCGCTGCTCGGCACCCGGCGGCGGGCGCCGGATCTCGGCGCGCTGCCACCCGCGGTGCGGGAGCTGGCCGGTGAGCGCACCGATCCGGCGGACGCGCTGCTCACCGCGGGCGCGTTGCTCACCGCGTACCGGCGCGCGGGCTGGCAGCCGGAGAACGCGGCGGAAACACTGCCGGTGGCGGAGAGCGATTCCCGGCCCGACCTGCCGGACGCGGCGCGAGAACGGCTGGCCCGGTTGCTCACGGCGAGCCGTCCCGAACTGCTCGCGGAATGGCTCGGCGTGGTGGCCGAGCGCGGGCTGCGCGTGCCGCCGGAGCGGCTGCCCGCGCTGGCCGAAGCCGCCCGCGCGAAACCGGCGCTGCGTGGTCCGGTGGCGCTGGTGGCCGGACCGGCCGGGCGCTGGCTGGCCGGGCTGAACCCGGAATGGCGCTTCCTCACCGCGGCCGCTCCCGAGCCCGGCGGCGGGGCCGACGACTGGCGTTTCGGCTCGCCGGCGCAGCGGCGCTCGTGGCTGGCGGTCGCGCTGGTGGCCGATCCCGAAGGCGCCCGCGCCGCGGTCACGGCCAGCTGGGAAAGCGAGCCCGCCGAGGTCAGGGCCACCGTGCTCGAACTGCTCGGTGAACATCTGCGGGCCGAGGACGAGCCGTTCCTCGAAGCCGCGCTCGGCGATCGGGCCGCGTCGGTCCGCCAGCTGGCGTCGGCGCTGCTGCTCCGGGTGCCCGGGTCCGCGCTGGGCCGCCGGATGGCCGATCGCCTGCGCCCGCTGGTCCGCGTCCGCGAAGACGCGCTCGAAATCGACGTGCCGGAGGCGGACACACGCTGGCTGCGCCAGGCGGTCGCCGCGACACCGCCCGAGTTCTGGGCCGAGTTCGGCACACCGGCCGAGCTGGTCCGGCTGACCGTCCAGGGCGCGCCGGCGTCGGTGCTGCGTGAGGGCTGGGCCGTGGTCGCGGTCCGGCATCGCGACGCACGCTGGGCGAAGGCCCTGTTCGACGCGGATCCCGGCCGGGCGGACGCGGGCACGCTGATCCAGGTGCTGCCGCCACCCGAACGGGCGAAGGTGCTGGCGCGGCTGATCCGGCAGGCGCGGCCCGAGGCGGTGGCGCGGCTGGTGGTCGACCTGCCCGCGCCGTGGCCGCCCGAAGTGGGCACGGTCCTGCTCGACTGGCTGGCCGGCCGCGAGGACACCCGGGCCGTCGCGCACGCCGCGGTCACCATCGCGCGAACGGTCCCGCCGGAGTGCCTCGGGCACCCGCTGGCCACCACCGCGCCCGAACCCGGCTCGGCGCCCTGGCGGCGGGCGCTGGCCGAAACCCTGAACTTCCGCCGTGAGATGTACGAGGAGCTGGCATGA
- a CDS encoding SWIM zinc finger family protein, translating to MSPARWSTERVIGLAPDAASARAGRAQAAAVRWSGAGASAAAVWGYCQGSGKKPYQTCVELAGPAYRCSCPSRKFPCKHALGLLLRWAGGELPEEPEPEFVTAWLAERARRAERTEQRRESAGPRDPEAAAKRAERRADRVSAGAGELREWLLDQVRGGLAGLERGGAEELRRVAARMVDAQAPGLAGGLRRAAGLVGRRKDWPSRVLAELSLLYLLAEAGSRLDELPHALAETVRTRLGFNTDTARVLSSGERVSDTWLVGGVLDEERDQLVTRRSWLFGERSGRVALVLSFAPPGQPLSSVLPAGHVLPAELAFHPSALPLRALVADHGPPVPATRPDGDTIDVALAAHARAMAADPWLDRWPVLLSGLRPARHGEELVLSDVDGRILPLVPGFDPWRLLAVSAGAMVTLAGEWGSAGLRPLLCWDGDRAVRL from the coding sequence GTGTCTCCGGCACGGTGGAGCACCGAGCGCGTGATCGGTCTCGCGCCGGACGCGGCTTCGGCGCGGGCCGGGCGCGCGCAGGCGGCGGCGGTGCGCTGGTCCGGCGCGGGCGCGTCGGCGGCGGCCGTGTGGGGGTACTGCCAGGGCAGCGGCAAAAAGCCGTACCAGACGTGCGTGGAACTGGCCGGTCCGGCGTACCGGTGTTCCTGTCCCAGCCGCAAGTTCCCGTGCAAGCACGCGCTCGGCCTGCTGCTGCGCTGGGCTGGCGGTGAGCTGCCGGAGGAACCGGAGCCGGAGTTCGTCACGGCCTGGCTCGCCGAGCGCGCCAGGCGGGCCGAGCGCACCGAGCAACGCCGGGAAAGCGCGGGGCCGCGTGATCCCGAAGCCGCGGCCAAACGTGCCGAGCGCCGGGCCGACAGGGTCAGCGCCGGTGCCGGCGAGCTGCGTGAATGGCTGCTCGACCAGGTCCGCGGCGGGCTGGCCGGGCTGGAGCGCGGCGGCGCCGAGGAACTGCGGCGGGTGGCCGCGCGCATGGTGGACGCGCAGGCCCCCGGCCTGGCCGGTGGGCTGCGCCGGGCGGCGGGCCTGGTCGGCCGCCGCAAGGACTGGCCGAGCCGCGTGCTCGCCGAACTGTCGCTGCTCTACCTGCTGGCCGAGGCCGGGTCGCGGCTGGACGAACTACCGCACGCGCTGGCCGAGACCGTCCGCACGCGGCTTGGCTTCAACACCGACACCGCGCGGGTGCTGTCGTCCGGTGAGCGCGTCTCGGACACCTGGTTGGTCGGCGGGGTGCTCGACGAGGAGCGCGACCAGCTGGTCACCCGGCGGTCGTGGTTGTTCGGCGAGCGGAGCGGCCGGGTGGCGCTGGTGCTGTCGTTCGCGCCGCCGGGCCAGCCGCTCAGCTCGGTGCTGCCCGCCGGGCACGTGCTCCCGGCGGAGCTGGCCTTCCACCCCAGCGCGCTGCCGTTGCGCGCGCTGGTCGCCGACCACGGTCCGCCGGTGCCCGCCACCCGGCCGGACGGCGACACCATCGACGTCGCGCTGGCCGCGCACGCACGGGCGATGGCCGCCGATCCGTGGCTGGACCGCTGGCCCGTGCTGCTGTCCGGGCTGCGCCCGGCACGCCACGGCGAGGAGCTGGTGTTGTCCGATGTGGACGGTCGAATACTGCCGCTGGTACCGGGGTTCGACCCGTGGCGGCTGCTCGCGGTGTCCGCGGGCGCGATGGTCACGCTGGCCGGGGAATGGGGTTCGGCCGGGTTGCGGCCGTTGCTGTGCTGGGACGGGGATCGGGCGGTGCGGTTGTGA